GCCTAGCCCCATTAGTCAATAAAAAAACAAGTGCCAAGTTTCATTTCAGATCAGCGAATGAACCCAAAAAAAGAGACCTTTCTCGCTCGGCACAGCTCCGCTTCAACAAATGAGAGTTTTCGGTGGAACCGGTGAACCACGCGAGCTGGTTAGATGCGTGGGGCAGAAAGCTCGTAGTACCTGATAGCGCAGCTATGCAGTGGAAGGGAAGAAGCCTAAATCGACCCCTGCtttttttttattcaaagacaTAAAAGCACAGTACAGATAGATTGGACTCTCGGAGGAGACTAAGCATCTACTGTTCCGACGCGCCCCTGACCCTATCTTGATTAAAACCGAAAACCCTCTCTAAGGTGGAGCCTAGTTGAAGCTGTCTTTCAAAGAAAAAATGGGAATCAAAATCCACTTTTAATACTAATAATCCTATTTATGTTAATGAACAAACATGTCAAAAGAGGATCAACATAATCAATTGAACAtggaattcaaagatatatatatacaccAAAGGCCATGCAATTCAAGAAGCCAACTAGCATGAAGGATAAACACATATGCCTTCAGTACCATTGAGGTTACGTATGTAACAATAGCTAAAGCTGCAGTCATAGTTTACTTTACATTGTACATCTACGATGGTGCTTGGTTGTCCGCTGTCCTTCTCCCTAGTTCATTTTGGAATAGCTAGTTCCTAAATATTTAAATAGTGAGTATGTGCAGCCACATTCCATTATGTGCAAGAGGTTGCGGAATAATAGCTCTTAGTCCTTTCGACATAGAGAACGAATCCTCTGTTGCAAGAAGAGCAATGCCGATTGTAAGGTTAAGTATTACGTACGTCAAAATCAGTCAGTGACTCATTTAACTGTTGTGCAAAAAGGTAGTCTTTTGGCAACTGCAACCATCCATAGCCATAGCGGGTGACGGAAGATCAATAGGCTGTTTTTTCATAAGTTGATAAAATGAGAGAGCAGCTTAATGAGAGATGCTAAGCAGGTGTCAAGTTAATTGGTCTGAGAGCCAAGCCAGCTTTCTAAGTAGTAAAAAGCAGGCATTAAAGTAGGTGAGCAAGTCAAGTTCTTTATATGCTTGAAGCTGATTACGCGCAAGCATACTGAGCGCGTACTCCGTGTAGCACAGTAGCACACCGCACATCGAATCGTCGCCAAAAGAAAGCACCATTCAGCTCATGCGATTTCATCCAACGCGTAGTAGCCCAGGGTGCATATTGAGTAAACTGACACTTCCACGAAGCTACATCCCTTGCGGAACGCATAactctggaaaaaaaaatggaaagaagaaaaagggggGAACTTGAGAGGAAAatggaaagaagaaaaagggggGAACTTGAGAGGAAGCTTGGATGCCAAGGTTGTTACAAAGCAAGTGCTGGAGACACCATTTCCTCTCCCATCTGCACTTTATTCGGTAGATCAAATACATTGCAGCGTGCTACATGATCATGAAACACATGCGTTCGGGAATCTCAAGGAAAATACATCACCGTGTCCGTGTGCGAACTACGATACGAATTCGATATGTTATTCGAAGTTGTGTtcactaaggccccgtttgggtccaaggaattggaatctatttaatggagtatgctaatttatgttggaatgtggcattccacaactttccaaagtttagatataagtctatcttaaattcatggggtgggagatggaaattgattctatagattatggttattagaatggaattcaattcttatagcacgctcttagactcgcttctctatggtagaagtgcagcatacaagtatctctcccatatcaccaactataatatacaactatattccacatacaattatattagcttaattaatttgtgtctaaattataattattaggatggaattcaattccaatgatccaaacggggcctaaaggaTGAAGGATGGAAGAAACCTTTGTTAAGTGCCCTCCACCCACGATTCGACGTACGCGGGTCTACTTTTCCCTGTCAATAAGTTAAGATCACCGTAGCGATGGTGGGAGATGGTACAGCACCCTACTTTATACTTACATATTCATAGCTgctcctttatttatttattttttccttgTATAGAAGAAGGAAATGAGTTAACCACACAAATCAACGTGTACATATCAGTAATTTGCTTGTGTGTCAGTGGTAGTACTGACGGGAAAAATAAATTTCCCTGTGCGTTGCGATAAAACCGTCAAAAAAAACATTTACACCTACAAGTTTGTGGCACAGCACCCCAACGATCAGCCTCTGCGTTTGACCTTCTGAAGAATCTtgtaggccgtgtttagttggggaatttgggaggtgccaaattactgttacagcactgtagcacactgtagcgtttcgtttgtatttgtgaattattgtccaaatattgactaattaggctcaaaagattcgtctcgcaaagtacaacaaaactgtgcaattagtttttaatttcatctacatgtagtactccatgcatgtaccgcaagtttgatgtgatggggaatcttctttttgcatagtgtcaaagttgggagttgggagtaactaaacatggccgtaGTGTACGCCGACCGGGCCGTGTGCTGACCGTCTGCCATCCTTGCTTTCTTTAGACCAAGTCACAATCACTTATCACTTGGTCGCCACTCGACTCGCGCATATAAATGCCGCGCCACCGTACCCAAGCTCCACGCCTCCACCTCAATTCTTCATCAGCACCCACCTCCTTCGTCTGGCCTCGTCTTCTCCGCATACGGCATACCACTCCCTGCTCCATACCAAGAGCAAAGACAAGTCCATAGCAAAGGAGAGGGCAAgatcgagagagagaggagcgaGGATTCACCCACCACCCACACCATGCCGTCCCACGACAaggccctcgccgccgcagcgtccgcggcggcgtcgctgaTGCTGGTGCGCAGCGTGGCGAACGAGCTGCTGCCCGACGAGGTGCTCGACATGCTGCGCTCCGGCGTCGGCCGCCTGCGGTCGCGCATGTCCTCGCAGCACACCATCACCATCGAGAAGAAGGTCGACGGGCTCACCAACAACCACGTCTACGAGGCCGTCAAGGCCTACCTCGCCGCGCACGTCAGCACGAGGACGCAGCAGCACCTGTGCGTCAGCAGCTCGGACGAGGATGACAAGATGACCGTCACCATGGCGGAGGGCGAGGAGATGGCTGATGTCTACGACGGCACCGAGTTCAAATGGTGCCTCAACTACCGCTACATCCCCTCCCCAAGTGACTCCGGCAATGGCAGGCAGAGACAGGTCGAGGCACACTCCTTCGTGATGACCTTCCCCAAGAAGCACAAGGAGAAAGCCCTCGACTCTTACCTCCCCTACATTGTGTCCACAGCCAAGGCCATGAAAGCGCAGGAAAGAACTCTCCAGATATACATGAATAGTTGGGAGGACTGGTCTCCAATGGACCTCCACCACCCATCAACTTTTGACACATTTGCCATGGACCACAAGCAGAAACAGTCCATCGTCGATGACCTTAACAGGTTCATCAAGAGAAAGGATTACTATAAGAGAATCGGCAAGGCATGGAAGAGGGGGTACCTGCTCTACGGTCCACCTGGGACCGGAAAGTCCAGCCTGATCGCGGCCATGGCCAACCATCTCAGGTTTGACATATATGATCTCGAGCTGACTTCGGTCCAAAGCAACATGGACCTCAGGAAGCTTCTTGTCGGCATTAGCAGCCGATCCATTCTTGTGGTTGAGGATATCGACTGCACCATCAAACTGCAACAacgggagggaggcgaggaagATACCAAGTCGGATTCTACGGACAGCGAAGATGGACGAGAGAAGGTGAGTAACTTTAATTTGGAGTCAGAATGCATCATGTTGATAAGAATAGATAAACACCTTTTCTGATATTCTTCATTCCACAACTTCCTCCTTACCTATATGCTGATATGCTGACGGAAATTTGAACGATCCACACAGGTTACACTTTCTGGAATGCTCAACTTTGTTGATGGGCTGTGGTCAGCGAGCGGGGAGGAGAGGATCATCGTCTTCACGACCAATTACAAGGAGCGGCTTGACCCGGCGCTGCTGCGGCCTGGCAGGATGGACATGCACATCTACATGGGTTATTGCACCCCCCAATCATTCCGAATCCTCGCCCACAACTACCATATGATCGACTACCATGCCACATATCCGGAGATTGAGAAGCTGATGAAGGAGGTGATGGTGACACCTGCAGAGGTCGCTGAGGTTCTGATGAGGAATGATGATGCTGATGTCGCGCTCCATGATCTCATCGATCTCCTGAAGTCAAAAGTGAATGATGCCAATGTGATCAAGAGCGAACACAGCAGTGCAAATAACCAGCTGGATGAGGAGCAAGATGACAGAGACCATGACTAACATCGGAAACTACAAgcaatttctgaaaaaaaagaagaagacagGAATTAGAAGTGGATGTCTAACCATTACCAACGgcaaatagtttttttttttgagagaaacAATGGCAAATATGTTATTTTTTTGAGAGAAACAATGCCAAATATGTGATTGTTCGAGTCTCAACAATATTGTGCTTTAGGAGCGATGAAAGGCTCTGGCACTCAACATTGCATATCTGCAAAATTGTGCAAGTACTTTCTCAAAAGCAAGTATTTTGAACGAAGCAGTGTCAAACTCTGCTAAGAGAATTTCGTGTGGTTGCCCAGTTTTGCACGAATAGTGAAATTGCGTCTCCTTGTGCGCTCCCTTGGGCCTTGGCAGACAAATCTAAGTAGTACTGGTGCTTTTGTCAGTGAACATCTGCTCTGTCTAACTTAACTCAAAAAATTTTTTCTGATTATGTCTAACTGAAAAGAGGAGATCCGGAGGTTGCTGATGGGTAGAGTCGCGCGCGAAGGTCGTGTGGTTTGGGCCAGAAACGAACCGACGTGTAAGGTGATGGGGCTTCTAGGATGCATGGCCCATGGGCCGTTCCTGAGTCCTCTTACCCCATTCACTTGTCTCCATCCACATACGATGAGTTCTAAATTTTGTTAACCCCTCCCGAAATCCACCCGTGACTAAACCCTTGTCCTGTCCAGACTCTTCATCTTCTTGCCTCGTAAGAAAAACTATTGTAGTATTCTACTACTCCAGCACAAACGGCGGCGCGTTTGCAAACCCATCATCCATCCATCGCTGCCCtgccctagctagctagcttcacCTCGTTCCAACCGCAGCAGCCTCCCCCCTCTCGCCACCGTCGCCCGTCGCGTAACAACAGCGAGATCAACCGGCCGGCCTGGAACAGGAGCACCGCTAGAGCAGCCGCACCACGGCCACGCGCGCGCCATGTCGTCGAGCGGGGGCTACGAGAAGTACATCACCATGGCGGCGTCCGTGGCGGCGACGGCCATGGTGGTGCGCAGCGTCATGAGCGAGCTGCTCCCCTACGAGGTGCGCGACCtgctctgcgccgccgcgcgctaCCTCCGCTCCCGCGTCTCCTCGCGCCACACGGTGGTCATCGACGAGGCCGAGGGCCTCTCCGCCAATCAGATCTACGACGCCGCGCGCACCTACCTCGCCGCCCGGATCAGCACCGACATGCCGCGCCTCCGCGTCAGCCGCGTCGACGAGACGCAGGGCATCATGGTCGGCATGGAGCAGGGCGAGGAGATGGTCGACGTCCACGACGGCGTCGAGTACACCTGGAACCTCGTCGCCCGGGACAACacccccggcgccgcctccaGGGCGGCGGGCACCAAGGCCAGGGGCCGCCTCGAGATCAAGTCGTTCGAGGTCACCTTCCACAAGAAGCACAAGGACAAGGCCCTCGAATCGTACCTCCCGCACATCGTCGCCACGGCCAAGGCCATGAAAGACCAGCACCGGAACCTCAAGATGCACATGATCGAGTACGACGCCTGGACAGCCGTCGACCTCCGCCACCCGTCCACCTTCGACACGCTCGCCATGGACAAGAAGCTGAAACAGTCCGTCATGGATGACCTTGAGAGGTTCGTCAAGAGGAAAGACTACTACAGGAGGATCGGCAGGGCGTGGAAGCGGGGTTACCTGCTCTACGGACCACCTGGGACTGGCAAGTCAAGCCTGATCGCAGCGATGGCGAATTACCTCAAGTTTGACATCTATGATCTTGAGCTGACCGAGGTTAAAAGCAACTCGgacctccggaggcttcttgtcgggatgagcaaccgatccatcCTTGTGGTTGAAGACATTGACTGTAGCATTGACCTGCGGCAGCGGGAGGAAGGCGAGAAGCGTGTCAGGTCCAGCTCTACAGGAGAAGAAAATGATGACAAGGTTAGATGTTACTCCATCAGTTAGAATCATAGCCACATATTTATGTGATAAGCACCATGCATTTGTTGATTGGACGACTTTCTTACCAATGCTGCTCGGAAATTTGTTGAACAGGTGACGCTTTCTGGGCTGCTCAACTTTGTTGACGGTCTCTGGTCGACAAGCGGGGAGGAGAGGATCATCGTTTTTACCACAAATTACAGGGAGCGGCTTGACCCAGCACTACTGCGGCCTGGCAGGATGGACATGCACATCCACATGGGGTACTGCACCGCAGAGTCTGTTCGGATTCTGGCAAGGAACTACCACTCAGTTGAAAATCATGCCATGTATCCAGAAATTGAACAGCTGATAGAGGAGGTAATGGTCTCACCTGCGGAGGTTGCTGAGGTTCTAATGAGGAACGAGAACAGTGATGCTGTACTCCAGGATCTCCTTGAGTTCCTCAAAGCAAAGAGGAAATTAGTTGGTGAGAGCAAAGCTGCAAATGAGAATGGAAATGAATAGATGAAGAAATGTGGCAGAGAGACCAACATCTAACGAAATACACTGAGCAAAAGAGGGATTACAGAAAGTCAGAAACCAGTGATGGTCACAAATTTGTGTGCAATGTAAATGAGGTagtattagaaaaaaaaaatatagccaAGAGTACTATTGTTGGCTCTTGAAATTATGGAGCACCTTTTTTGTAGTGATAAGGTGC
This sequence is a window from Setaria italica strain Yugu1 chromosome III, Setaria_italica_v2.0, whole genome shotgun sequence. Protein-coding genes within it:
- the LOC101771588 gene encoding protein HYPER-SENSITIVITY-RELATED 4, with amino-acid sequence MSSSGGYEKYITMAASVAATAMVVRSVMSELLPYEVRDLLCAAARYLRSRVSSRHTVVIDEAEGLSANQIYDAARTYLAARISTDMPRLRVSRVDETQGIMVGMEQGEEMVDVHDGVEYTWNLVARDNTPGAASRAAGTKARGRLEIKSFEVTFHKKHKDKALESYLPHIVATAKAMKDQHRNLKMHMIEYDAWTAVDLRHPSTFDTLAMDKKLKQSVMDDLERFVKRKDYYRRIGRAWKRGYLLYGPPGTGKSSLIAAMANYLKFDIYDLELTEVKSNSDLRRLLVGMSNRSILVVEDIDCSIDLRQREEGEKRVRSSSTGEENDDKVTLSGLLNFVDGLWSTSGEERIIVFTTNYRERLDPALLRPGRMDMHIHMGYCTAESVRILARNYHSVENHAMYPEIEQLIEEVMVSPAEVAEVLMRNENSDAVLQDLLEFLKAKRKLVGESKAANENGNE
- the LOC101772252 gene encoding AAA-ATPase At3g50940, which encodes MPSHDKALAAAASAAASLMLVRSVANELLPDEVLDMLRSGVGRLRSRMSSQHTITIEKKVDGLTNNHVYEAVKAYLAAHVSTRTQQHLCVSSSDEDDKMTVTMAEGEEMADVYDGTEFKWCLNYRYIPSPSDSGNGRQRQVEAHSFVMTFPKKHKEKALDSYLPYIVSTAKAMKAQERTLQIYMNSWEDWSPMDLHHPSTFDTFAMDHKQKQSIVDDLNRFIKRKDYYKRIGKAWKRGYLLYGPPGTGKSSLIAAMANHLRFDIYDLELTSVQSNMDLRKLLVGISSRSILVVEDIDCTIKLQQREGGEEDTKSDSTDSEDGREKVTLSGMLNFVDGLWSASGEERIIVFTTNYKERLDPALLRPGRMDMHIYMGYCTPQSFRILAHNYHMIDYHATYPEIEKLMKEVMVTPAEVAEVLMRNDDADVALHDLIDLLKSKVNDANVIKSEHSSANNQLDEEQDDRDHD